Proteins found in one Pontibacter sp. SGAir0037 genomic segment:
- a CDS encoding RagB/SusD family nutrient uptake outer membrane protein, whose product MKKKNILLYTLGLSLSLGLYSCDNFLDLEPISMITIDNAYVTGSQLEAALTGTYESFQSSDYYVWDHVLFQDVRSDNHYAGGDNPEIFQIDALNINPTNGRVFNAWSNIYNAIAKANLVLERAPAITDPALTEQRRAQIMGEAAFLRAYHYYNLVKLWGGVPLVLETVKSADPAVVRVPRATEQEVYAQIIADLEFALDNRLPDTYGSDASVNKARATKGAANALLATVYAQMPTPNYNKVLEHANAVINSSAGYRLLENYDHLYDGNHYNNDESIMEVQYLGSNEGNWGPQMHLPPSLSGDTWRKFTTPSHDLVNAFDAEGDEIRKNATMVFEAVPWADEYWSNQTGSQVPFAYKWRNASGWASADRPYIFRLADIILLKAEALNELNRPTEAAQEVNRVRSRVSLEDVPQTTAASQTQMRTVILKERRLELAQEGRRWDDLVRYGVAREVMNNLNETDLRTGQRVNYNVTDADLLLPIPQQEINRNPTLEQNPL is encoded by the coding sequence ATGAAAAAGAAAAATATTCTTCTATATACTTTAGGCCTTTCCTTATCTCTAGGTCTTTACTCCTGTGATAATTTTCTGGATCTGGAGCCAATATCCATGATAACAATAGATAATGCCTATGTAACGGGTAGCCAATTGGAAGCTGCCCTCACAGGTACTTATGAATCATTCCAGTCCAGTGACTATTATGTGTGGGATCATGTACTTTTCCAGGATGTACGCTCTGATAATCATTATGCCGGCGGCGATAACCCGGAAATTTTTCAAATTGACGCTTTAAACATCAATCCTACTAATGGCCGAGTTTTTAACGCCTGGTCTAATATTTATAATGCAATAGCAAAAGCTAACCTCGTACTGGAAAGAGCTCCTGCTATTACAGACCCGGCTCTTACAGAGCAGCGCAGAGCCCAGATTATGGGAGAAGCAGCCTTTTTACGTGCGTATCATTACTATAACCTGGTGAAGCTTTGGGGAGGCGTTCCTTTAGTACTGGAAACTGTAAAATCAGCTGATCCGGCAGTTGTACGTGTGCCACGCGCAACAGAACAAGAGGTGTATGCGCAGATTATCGCCGATCTGGAATTTGCGCTGGATAATCGTTTGCCGGATACCTACGGTAGCGATGCCAGTGTAAATAAAGCTCGTGCTACCAAAGGTGCGGCAAATGCTCTATTAGCAACAGTATATGCTCAAATGCCTACTCCTAACTATAATAAGGTGTTGGAACATGCGAATGCTGTTATCAATAGTTCTGCCGGTTACAGATTACTGGAAAACTATGATCACTTGTATGATGGGAACCATTACAATAATGATGAGTCTATTATGGAAGTGCAGTATCTGGGAAGCAACGAGGGTAACTGGGGGCCGCAAATGCACCTTCCTCCATCACTAAGTGGCGATACCTGGAGAAAATTTACCACGCCATCACATGATCTGGTAAATGCCTTTGATGCCGAAGGCGACGAGATTCGTAAAAACGCTACCATGGTTTTTGAAGCTGTGCCTTGGGCTGATGAGTATTGGAGCAACCAGACAGGAAGCCAGGTGCCGTTTGCCTATAAGTGGAGAAATGCCAGTGGCTGGGCCAGTGCGGATCGCCCGTACATTTTCCGACTGGCTGATATCATTCTACTGAAAGCAGAAGCTTTAAATGAGTTGAACAGACCAACTGAGGCAGCGCAGGAAGTAAACAGGGTCAGAAGCCGTGTTAGCCTGGAAGATGTGCCACAAACTACTGCAGCTTCTCAGACTCAGATGCGCACTGTTATTTTAAAGGAGAGGCGTTTAGAACTTGCTCAGGAAGGACGCCGTTGGGATGACTTGGTTCGCTATGGTGTGGCCCGTGAGGTTATGAATAACCTGAATGAAACAGACCTGCGTACCGGCCAGCGTGTAAATTACAATGTAACGGATGCAGATCTGCTGTTGCCTATCCCGCAGCAGGAGATAAACAGAAATCCTACACTGGAGCAAAATCCATTATAA
- a CDS encoding TonB-dependent receptor, translated as MKKILYPAVGCIAMVIGIGNISYASTAASTPTPSVEGRFDITVTGKVTSDTGEPLIGASVSLKGTSSGAIVGVDGTYRLSVPDEGGVLVISYLGYVSQEVAVNGRTVIDVVLQTDAKALSEVVVIGYGTQERKDITGAVSTVSSEAFESRPNTQVASLIQGKAAGVQVNSSSGRPGQGLNIRIRGTNSINAGSDPLYVVDGVPTTDTRSLNPADIESISILKDASSAAIYGAQGANGVVLITTKRGKEGKPRFELSTYTGFSSVWKTQRVLNSEQYRDLMTELGYNTDWSRYTENTDWQKEVFQNGSSQNYQLSLSGKSDKTSYYLSGGWMKQEGAVRSSEMDRYSFKLNLDQEVNDWLKLGTSVNYSRYADVDVTQNQAVNQGGVILGVLSTPPVIGFYNSNGTFTSNPFQNWENPISSTDGAIRGYTNRRFLGNIYGEVEFLQGFKYRSNFGVDYSNAMSDYFLDPFRTSYGIAMKGIGRNQTWQTSYQIWDNTLSYDKEFGQHKVGVLVGSVIQKFLWEDASLETRNFASAAITTPSAGAELISATATKIDRANAAAIGRINYDYAGKYLLTANFRADGSSRFGPGKRWGYFPSLSAGWRVSEEAFLRNVEFLNDLKLRAGWGIVGNDQTEDYAYTGRVGSGANYPIGGVVMPGTYPASIENRNLKWEESEQTNLGIDISVLNNRLSFTADAYLKNTRDLLLNAPLPRTTGYNQAVQNIGKLQNKGLEFQVASRNLVGDFTWDTDFNISFNRNKVVNVVGQDQFFGGIPSRGEISLVREGLPLGIFYGYVFGGVDPETGMAYYINKEGESTFSPTADDRAIIGNANPDFQYGLTNDFGYKGVRLSIFLQGVQGNDIFNATRIETEGMLDPKNQTIAVLDRWRQPGDITNIPRAVANSTANSLASTRFVENGSYLRVKALTLSYDLPTSLLNRIHISNLRVYATGENLLTFTKYSGFDPEVNAFGGSNTALGVDFGTYPQTRNLILGLNVSF; from the coding sequence CAAGTGTTTCCCTGAAAGGTACTTCATCAGGTGCCATTGTAGGTGTAGATGGCACTTACAGACTTTCTGTTCCAGATGAGGGTGGTGTACTGGTTATATCTTATCTGGGCTATGTGTCACAGGAGGTTGCTGTAAATGGCCGAACCGTTATTGATGTTGTACTACAAACCGATGCCAAAGCATTGTCAGAAGTAGTTGTAATAGGATATGGTACACAGGAGAGAAAGGACATTACAGGTGCTGTGTCAACTGTTTCCTCTGAAGCTTTCGAATCGAGGCCAAATACGCAGGTAGCTTCACTAATACAGGGTAAAGCTGCCGGTGTGCAGGTAAACTCCAGTTCAGGTAGACCAGGGCAAGGCCTGAACATTAGAATTCGTGGAACGAATTCGATTAATGCGGGTAGCGATCCGCTATATGTTGTAGACGGCGTACCAACAACTGATACGCGCTCTTTGAATCCGGCTGATATAGAAAGCATTTCTATTTTGAAAGATGCTTCTTCTGCTGCTATATATGGTGCCCAGGGCGCAAATGGTGTTGTGCTGATAACAACAAAAAGAGGTAAAGAAGGTAAGCCCCGCTTCGAACTGAGTACCTATACTGGTTTCTCAAGCGTTTGGAAAACACAGCGTGTGCTCAACAGCGAGCAATACCGTGACCTGATGACAGAGCTAGGGTATAACACTGACTGGAGCCGTTATACTGAAAACACTGACTGGCAAAAAGAGGTGTTCCAGAATGGTTCTTCTCAAAACTACCAGTTGTCCCTTTCAGGTAAGTCAGACAAAACCTCTTACTATTTATCCGGAGGTTGGATGAAGCAGGAGGGTGCTGTTCGTAGTTCGGAAATGGACCGCTATAGCTTTAAATTAAACCTGGATCAGGAAGTGAACGACTGGCTAAAGTTAGGAACCAGTGTTAACTACTCCCGATATGCGGATGTTGATGTTACTCAAAATCAGGCCGTGAATCAGGGCGGTGTCATATTAGGCGTATTGTCTACGCCTCCTGTTATCGGTTTCTATAATTCTAACGGAACCTTTACAAGTAATCCGTTCCAGAACTGGGAGAACCCGATTTCAAGTACAGATGGTGCTATCAGAGGGTATACCAACCGCAGGTTCCTGGGTAATATTTACGGAGAGGTAGAATTCCTGCAAGGCTTTAAATACAGAAGCAACTTTGGCGTAGACTATAGCAATGCGATGAGCGATTATTTCCTGGACCCGTTCCGCACCAGTTATGGTATTGCAATGAAAGGCATTGGCCGCAATCAAACATGGCAGACAAGCTACCAGATTTGGGATAATACACTGTCTTACGATAAAGAATTTGGGCAGCACAAAGTTGGTGTGTTAGTAGGCTCTGTGATTCAGAAATTCCTTTGGGAGGATGCTTCTTTGGAAACAAGAAACTTTGCAAGTGCTGCAATTACTACACCTAGTGCCGGTGCTGAATTGATTTCTGCTACTGCTACGAAGATAGATAGAGCAAATGCCGCTGCTATTGGCCGTATTAACTACGATTATGCTGGGAAATACCTGCTTACCGCCAACTTTAGAGCTGATGGTTCCAGTAGGTTTGGTCCTGGAAAACGTTGGGGTTATTTCCCTTCTCTCTCTGCTGGATGGAGAGTATCAGAAGAGGCATTTCTGCGAAATGTTGAATTCCTAAACGATTTGAAATTAAGAGCAGGTTGGGGTATTGTGGGGAACGACCAAACTGAGGACTATGCCTACACAGGTCGGGTAGGTAGCGGTGCAAACTATCCTATAGGCGGTGTAGTAATGCCGGGTACATATCCTGCGTCTATTGAAAACAGAAATCTAAAATGGGAAGAATCCGAGCAGACAAACCTAGGTATTGATATTTCTGTATTAAATAACAGGCTATCTTTTACAGCTGATGCTTATCTGAAAAATACAAGAGACCTGCTGTTAAACGCACCGTTACCGAGGACAACTGGATACAACCAAGCTGTTCAGAACATAGGGAAACTTCAGAATAAAGGGCTTGAATTCCAAGTTGCATCTAGAAATTTAGTGGGAGATTTTACTTGGGATACCGACTTTAATATTTCTTTTAACCGCAATAAGGTGGTAAATGTGGTTGGCCAGGATCAGTTCTTTGGTGGTATACCAAGCCGTGGAGAGATTAGTTTAGTGCGTGAGGGATTGCCACTCGGAATTTTCTATGGATATGTTTTTGGAGGTGTTGATCCAGAAACGGGAATGGCTTATTACATCAATAAGGAGGGAGAGTCAACTTTTAGTCCTACTGCCGATGACAGAGCTATCATTGGTAATGCTAATCCAGACTTTCAGTATGGCCTGACAAACGATTTTGGTTACAAGGGTGTACGCCTGAGTATCTTCCTGCAAGGAGTTCAAGGGAATGATATTTTTAATGCTACACGCATTGAAACGGAAGGAATGCTGGACCCAAAGAACCAGACTATTGCTGTACTGGATCGCTGGAGACAACCAGGAGATATCACAAACATACCAAGAGCAGTTGCTAACAGTACTGCCAATTCCTTAGCTTCTACTCGCTTTGTTGAAAATGGCTCTTACCTAAGGGTGAAGGCGCTTACATTAAGCTATGATCTTCCTACTTCGCTGCTTAACAGAATACATATCTCTAATCTTAGAGTTTATGCGACAGGGGAGAACTTGCTGACATTTACGAAATATTCCGGCTTTGACCCAGAAGTAAATGCCTTTGGGGGAAGTAACACTGCTCTGGGAGTTGATTTTGGTACATATCCACAAACTAGAAATCTGATTTTAGGTCTGAATGTTTCGTTTTAA